A stretch of the Candidatus Hydrogenedentota bacterium genome encodes the following:
- a CDS encoding ABC transporter ATP-binding protein produces MSLLSVDNVTIRFGGLTAVNEVDLQVERGQIFSVIGPNGAGKTTVFNVITGVYEPTCGCVRIDGRSGARPVSLRTVLGIAFITLATAAGFVIALNIRGLWDATVTANYVFQEAFPWGKSIGDAVAFFRELPWTSSMLPALAGGLVGFAGAVAVWRRARCTPDVIACGGIARTFQNPRLFHQMSVLENVLVGMDTKFRSRFWHAALRLPLFFREYRGAEAKAMELLKFVELDDDASAPAASLSYGHQRRLEIARALASEPKLLLLDEPAAGMNPSESDDLMVLIRKIRERGVSVMLIEHHMDLVMEVSDRIAVLDYGNKIAEGTPDEVQANPKVRKAYLGTEDA; encoded by the coding sequence GTGAGCCTGCTGAGCGTGGACAATGTCACCATCCGGTTCGGCGGCTTGACGGCGGTCAACGAGGTGGACCTTCAGGTCGAACGCGGCCAAATCTTCTCCGTGATTGGTCCCAACGGAGCGGGCAAGACGACCGTTTTCAATGTCATTACCGGCGTTTACGAGCCCACCTGCGGCTGCGTGCGCATCGATGGCCGGTCCGGCGCGCGGCCGGTGTCCCTGCGCACCGTGTTGGGCATCGCGTTTATCACGCTTGCCACGGCCGCCGGGTTTGTGATTGCGCTCAATATTCGCGGACTGTGGGACGCCACCGTCACGGCGAACTACGTGTTTCAGGAGGCGTTCCCGTGGGGCAAATCCATCGGGGATGCTGTCGCGTTTTTCCGCGAACTGCCTTGGACGTCGAGCATGCTGCCGGCCCTCGCCGGCGGGCTCGTTGGATTCGCCGGGGCCGTCGCGGTGTGGCGCCGCGCACGCTGCACGCCGGACGTCATAGCCTGCGGGGGCATTGCGCGCACATTTCAAAACCCGCGGCTCTTTCATCAAATGTCCGTGCTGGAAAACGTTCTCGTCGGAATGGATACCAAATTCCGTTCCCGGTTCTGGCACGCGGCGCTGCGGCTGCCGTTGTTCTTTCGCGAGTACCGCGGCGCCGAAGCGAAAGCGATGGAATTGCTCAAGTTTGTGGAATTGGACGACGACGCCAGCGCGCCGGCGGCTTCTTTGTCGTATGGACACCAGCGCCGGCTGGAAATCGCGCGCGCGCTTGCGAGTGAGCCAAAACTTTTATTGCTGGACGAGCCCGCGGCGGGAATGAACCCGAGCGAGTCCGACGACTTGATGGTCTTGATCCGCAAAATTCGCGAGCGCGGCGTTTCCGTGATGCTCATCGAACACCATATGGACCTTGTCATGGAGGTATCCGATCGCATCGCCGTTCTCGATTACGGCAACAAGATCGCGGAAGGCACGCCGGACGAAGTCCAAGCCAATCCGAAAGTACGCAAGGCCTACCTCGGCACGGAAGACGCCTGA
- a CDS encoding branched-chain amino acid ABC transporter permease, translating to MLGGIRRGLVVNAVWVLFAVAAVIPFLDMLVPQEYRIAGLMRPIFIFAILGLGLNIVTGYTGLLNLGIAAFMAIGAYSYAILTCEIYPFRLGFTAALAITIGIGAMAGVVLGLPTIRLRGDYLAIVTLGFGEMVQDSLKNLDNITQGTQGINPLPAPAVFGHTLGMQTILPSYYFFLALVGIVVVFSRNLEHSRVGRSWISIREDEIAATCMGINPVKVKLLAFAMGAALASMSGGLWAAYLGSTGEPGNYDFQISIIALCIVIIGGMGNIGGVLLGAFVMIGFNSILLVKLTTLLQQKGWMNTQNVLTVPGNWKYMIFGLALILAMRFKPEGLLPSRQLKAELHEAADERRSKQGKVRVP from the coding sequence ATGCTCGGGGGGATTCGCCGCGGCCTTGTTGTTAACGCCGTTTGGGTGCTGTTCGCGGTCGCGGCCGTCATTCCATTCCTCGATATGCTCGTGCCGCAGGAGTACCGCATCGCCGGATTGATGCGGCCCATCTTTATCTTTGCGATTCTCGGCCTCGGATTGAACATCGTCACAGGCTACACCGGCCTGCTCAACCTTGGCATCGCGGCGTTCATGGCGATCGGCGCATACAGTTATGCCATTCTCACGTGCGAGATTTATCCGTTTCGATTGGGGTTTACGGCTGCTTTGGCGATAACTATCGGCATCGGGGCGATGGCGGGCGTGGTGCTCGGTCTGCCGACGATTCGGCTGCGTGGCGATTACCTGGCCATCGTTACGCTTGGGTTCGGCGAAATGGTCCAGGATTCGCTGAAGAACCTCGACAACATCACGCAGGGTACACAGGGAATCAATCCGCTTCCGGCGCCCGCGGTTTTCGGTCACACGCTCGGTATGCAAACGATTCTTCCCTCGTACTATTTCTTCCTCGCGCTGGTTGGCATCGTTGTCGTGTTCAGTCGAAACCTCGAACATTCCCGGGTGGGGCGTTCGTGGATTTCGATCCGCGAAGACGAAATCGCCGCGACGTGCATGGGCATCAATCCGGTCAAAGTTAAGTTGCTGGCATTTGCGATGGGCGCTGCGCTGGCCAGCATGTCCGGCGGGCTGTGGGCGGCATATCTCGGCTCGACCGGCGAGCCGGGGAATTACGATTTTCAGATTTCGATTATCGCGCTTTGCATCGTCATCATCGGCGGTATGGGAAACATCGGCGGCGTGTTGCTCGGCGCGTTTGTCATGATCGGATTCAACTCCATTCTGCTCGTAAAGCTGACGACGCTCCTGCAACAAAAGGGCTGGATGAACACGCAAAACGTACTGACGGTCCCGGGCAATTGGAAGTACATGATTTTCGGTCTTGCGCTTATTCTCGCGATGCGTTTCAAGCCGGAAGGCCTCCTGCCGTCGCGACAACTCAAGGCCGAACTCCACGAAGCCGCGGACGAGCGGCGATCGAAACAGGGAAAGGTCCGTGTGCCGTGA
- a CDS encoding branched-chain amino acid ABC transporter permease, which translates to MTNTEVIIQQLIIGLSNGMIIALIALGYTMVYGIIELINFAHGDLFMLGTFLALTILGVLGIDQLPEPAMISWSVLPLFIAVPLFCAGLNWSVDRLAYRPLRSAPRLAPLVSAIGVSFVFVNIGLFWGGVPMDVFSGGVAAAAPKDFPALVSTDNLLGEDSNIFVTWNEVLVFGMTLPMMIALSLLVKFTRLGKAMRAVAQNQMAARLMGVDVDRVIGATFLIGGALAGIASVVYASYNQTIYFQMGFRVGMDAFTAAVLGGIGSLPGAVLGGILIGVVRAASDQYIATEWTNVVVFTILIVVLTFRPSGLLGAHVREKV; encoded by the coding sequence ATGACGAACACCGAGGTTATTATCCAACAACTGATCATCGGCCTGTCCAATGGCATGATCATCGCCCTGATCGCCCTCGGATACACGATGGTGTACGGTATCATCGAACTCATTAACTTCGCCCACGGCGATTTGTTCATGCTGGGCACCTTCCTTGCCCTGACGATTCTCGGTGTGCTCGGCATCGATCAACTTCCCGAACCGGCGATGATCTCGTGGTCCGTTTTGCCGCTGTTCATTGCGGTACCGCTGTTCTGCGCGGGATTGAATTGGAGCGTGGACCGGCTTGCGTACCGGCCGCTGCGGTCGGCGCCACGGCTTGCCCCGCTGGTCTCCGCGATTGGCGTGTCCTTTGTGTTCGTGAATATCGGTTTGTTCTGGGGCGGTGTGCCGATGGACGTGTTCAGCGGCGGTGTTGCCGCGGCGGCCCCGAAGGATTTTCCCGCGCTCGTATCGACCGACAATCTGTTGGGCGAAGACAGCAATATCTTCGTCACATGGAACGAAGTGTTGGTGTTCGGCATGACGTTGCCGATGATGATCGCGCTAAGCCTGCTGGTGAAGTTTACGCGCCTCGGCAAGGCGATGCGCGCCGTCGCGCAGAATCAGATGGCCGCGCGCCTCATGGGCGTCGACGTGGACCGCGTGATAGGCGCGACCTTCCTCATCGGCGGCGCGCTCGCGGGAATCGCCAGTGTTGTGTATGCCTCGTACAACCAGACCATTTACTTTCAGATGGGATTTCGCGTCGGGATGGACGCGTTTACCGCGGCCGTGCTCGGGGGGATCGGCAGTCTGCCGGGCGCCGTGCTGGGCGGCATTCTGATCGGCGTCGTGCGCGCGGCCAGCGATCAATACATTGCCACGGAATGGACCAACGTCGTTGTATTTACGATCCTCATTGTCGTGCTCACGTTCCGGCCCTCCGGATTGCTGGGCGCGCACGTCCGCGAGAAGGTGTAG
- a CDS encoding branched-chain amino acid ABC transporter substrate-binding protein: MRGTALLICLAATAGLLAAPQADAQPNVIKIVSSLPHTGSANAQTTTIVNGIKLAIDEAGGKVGDFTIQYEPWDDASPERGQWDPAIEAANADKAIADPNVMVYIGTYNSGAAKIAMPKLNAAHLLMVSPANTWPGLTKPGVGEANEPMIYRPSGKVTYFRVVPADDIQGMVAAHWAKDMGCQKAFVLHDRELYGKGIAMMFDKASKPIGLEVVGFEGVDSKASNYRSLVTKIRQKRPDLVYFGGTTQSNAGQLAKDIRASGLNVKFMVPDGCFENAFIQSAGANNLEGNTFITFGGLPADKLTGKGAEFYANYKKKYNSEPEAYAAYGYESARAALEAIRIAGKKDRAAISEACGKIKDFDGLLGKWSFDENGDITSKTLSGNTVKNGKFEFVKILGQ, translated from the coding sequence ATGCGAGGCACTGCACTCCTGATTTGCCTGGCCGCCACGGCCGGTTTGCTGGCCGCGCCTCAGGCCGACGCCCAGCCGAACGTCATCAAGATTGTATCCAGCCTGCCGCACACCGGGAGCGCAAACGCGCAGACGACGACAATCGTAAACGGCATCAAACTCGCTATCGACGAGGCGGGCGGCAAGGTCGGTGACTTCACGATCCAATACGAGCCGTGGGACGACGCGTCGCCCGAACGCGGGCAATGGGATCCCGCCATCGAAGCGGCCAATGCCGACAAGGCCATCGCGGACCCGAACGTGATGGTCTACATCGGCACGTATAATAGCGGCGCCGCGAAGATTGCGATGCCGAAATTGAACGCGGCCCATCTGCTCATGGTGAGTCCGGCGAATACCTGGCCGGGCCTGACGAAACCGGGTGTGGGCGAAGCGAACGAGCCGATGATCTATCGTCCCAGCGGTAAGGTAACGTACTTCCGCGTCGTACCCGCGGACGATATCCAGGGTATGGTGGCCGCGCATTGGGCAAAGGACATGGGCTGCCAGAAGGCATTCGTGCTGCACGATCGCGAGTTGTACGGCAAGGGCATCGCGATGATGTTCGATAAGGCCAGCAAACCGATTGGCCTGGAGGTCGTCGGCTTCGAGGGGGTCGATTCCAAAGCATCGAACTATCGCTCCCTGGTTACAAAGATTCGCCAGAAGCGACCGGACCTTGTCTACTTCGGCGGCACAACGCAGTCTAACGCCGGGCAACTTGCGAAGGACATTCGCGCGTCGGGCCTCAATGTGAAATTCATGGTGCCGGACGGTTGCTTCGAGAATGCGTTCATTCAATCCGCCGGCGCGAACAATCTCGAAGGGAACACGTTCATCACGTTTGGCGGCCTGCCCGCGGACAAGTTGACCGGCAAAGGCGCGGAGTTTTACGCGAACTACAAGAAGAAATACAACAGCGAGCCGGAAGCGTACGCGGCGTACGGCTACGAAAGCGCGCGCGCCGCGCTCGAAGCGATTCGTATCGCGGGCAAGAAAGACCGCGCGGCGATTTCGGAGGCGTGCGGCAAGATCAAGGATTTCGACGGGCTGCTGGGGAAATGGTCGTTTGACGAGAACGGCGATATCACGTCGAAGACCCTCAGCGGCAACACGGTCAAAAACGGCAAGTTCGAGTTCGTAAAAATCCTCGGGCAGTAA
- a CDS encoding glycosyltransferase family 1 protein, with protein sequence MLSATPEFVGSLAQYVPAFAGPTLYGGPSLDTFRASLADRAHTVVDTEGAGPFDCVVRFVQPEEAENGGTVIRDVARALGANGCALFVLLPGAGAQSLESIAQWLGTEALALYRHHTVSTAGSADGGQGYIAFAVRSTYNPLLHARDLMMSGHADWAFDVLVHIPAELQTDPQIAARIAAEKLVCLLAWDRAAGEKDRLARFFFSQATFYNAVAVAPAAREVYLCHGEFWRRIGDVSMRQRLLRSVFHVAPVAESQQVEILEGVTEPPRRTFTPPAWRAPAKLPRVLFVMHPRPHYGLDVQYYGLCEVLGDANVVEFPYKPTLHGAKPAELAHYPCMFNRAGTPLLLDEVVTQLRRGEFDLVIYGDLEAGIDSSAAKTIVSAAGNIPVVLFDAQDDPLDQWAKMNEFVGGGLRLYFKREMLACWDYGEHTVPMPFAYADERIPSLDATPRNEPLFWAGHRQFGLRRLYLEQIESLFGMDLNKSYSQDEYSAALRGARIGLNIFGFGFDTVRYWEIPAHGAMLLAERLPIYVPLDFVDGESAVFFDDLPELEDRLTYWMAHGDEAARIAARGREHLLRHHTASARARQMLGWVQARVEGWGR encoded by the coding sequence GTGCTTTCTGCGACGCCTGAATTTGTCGGTAGTCTGGCGCAATACGTACCGGCGTTTGCGGGGCCAACGCTTTACGGTGGTCCGTCTTTGGACACCTTCAGGGCATCGCTCGCCGACCGGGCACACACCGTTGTCGACACCGAAGGCGCAGGGCCGTTCGACTGCGTCGTTCGGTTCGTACAACCTGAGGAGGCTGAAAATGGTGGAACGGTCATTCGCGACGTGGCGCGGGCGTTGGGCGCAAATGGTTGCGCACTGTTCGTACTGTTACCCGGCGCTGGCGCGCAATCGCTGGAATCGATTGCGCAATGGCTGGGCACGGAGGCCTTAGCGCTCTACCGGCACCACACCGTGTCAACCGCTGGGTCGGCGGACGGTGGCCAGGGCTATATCGCGTTCGCGGTGCGCTCGACGTACAACCCGCTGCTCCACGCGCGCGACCTGATGATGTCTGGGCATGCCGACTGGGCGTTCGACGTTCTGGTACATATCCCCGCGGAACTTCAAACCGATCCTCAGATCGCGGCGCGCATCGCGGCGGAGAAGTTGGTGTGTCTGCTTGCGTGGGACCGGGCGGCGGGGGAGAAGGATCGGCTCGCGCGGTTCTTCTTTAGTCAGGCGACGTTTTACAACGCGGTCGCGGTGGCGCCAGCGGCGCGCGAGGTGTATCTCTGTCACGGAGAGTTTTGGAGACGTATTGGCGATGTGTCGATGCGTCAACGCCTGTTGCGTTCGGTGTTTCACGTTGCGCCCGTGGCGGAGAGTCAGCAGGTCGAAATCCTGGAGGGCGTGACGGAACCGCCGCGCCGCACGTTCACGCCTCCGGCGTGGCGCGCACCCGCGAAGCTGCCGCGCGTACTTTTTGTGATGCATCCGCGCCCGCACTATGGGCTTGATGTCCAGTACTACGGACTGTGCGAAGTGCTCGGCGACGCGAACGTGGTCGAGTTTCCGTACAAACCGACGTTGCACGGCGCGAAACCGGCCGAACTTGCGCACTATCCATGCATGTTCAATCGCGCGGGCACGCCGCTGCTCCTTGATGAGGTTGTGACGCAACTGCGTCGCGGCGAATTCGATCTGGTCATTTACGGTGATCTCGAGGCAGGCATCGACTCATCCGCGGCCAAAACCATCGTGAGCGCCGCGGGCAACATTCCCGTTGTACTATTTGATGCGCAGGACGATCCGCTTGACCAGTGGGCCAAGATGAACGAGTTTGTCGGCGGCGGATTGCGGCTGTATTTCAAGCGCGAAATGCTGGCGTGCTGGGATTATGGCGAGCATACCGTTCCGATGCCTTTTGCATACGCGGACGAGCGCATACCCAGCCTCGACGCAACACCACGGAACGAACCGCTTTTCTGGGCGGGCCACCGCCAGTTTGGCCTGCGGCGACTGTACCTCGAACAGATCGAGTCGTTGTTCGGCATGGACCTGAACAAGAGCTATTCGCAGGACGAGTATTCCGCCGCGTTGCGCGGAGCGCGTATTGGCCTGAACATATTTGGATTTGGATTCGACACCGTACGCTACTGGGAGATTCCCGCGCATGGCGCAATGTTATTGGCAGAGCGCCTGCCAATTTACGTACCGTTGGACTTTGTTGATGGAGAATCCGCGGTGTTTTTTGATGACTTGCCCGAATTGGAGGACAGGCTGACGTACTGGATGGCGCATGGCGACGAGGCGGCACGAATCGCGGCGCGAGGTCGTGAGCATTTATTGCGGCACCACACGGCGAGCGCCCGCGCGCGTCAAATGCTCGGTTGGGTGCAAGCGCGCGTCGAGGGTTGGGGGAGGTGA
- a CDS encoding VapC toxin family PIN domain ribonuclease, whose amino-acid sequence MSVALLDVNVLLALAWPSHVHNRYARTWFKSHRSAQWATCPLTQCAFIRISSNPKILAEACDPADAIALLRRFTSLDNHVFWSDAVPLTAPAVPAELLVGHRQVVDAYLLGLASHFGGKFVTFDRAVSALVPTDSPHQQILEVLLPG is encoded by the coding sequence GTGAGTGTCGCGCTGCTCGATGTCAACGTGCTCCTCGCCTTGGCATGGCCGAGCCATGTTCACAATCGATATGCCCGCACATGGTTCAAGTCGCATCGTTCGGCGCAATGGGCGACATGCCCGCTCACGCAATGTGCATTCATCCGTATCTCGTCGAATCCCAAAATCCTTGCGGAAGCTTGCGATCCGGCGGACGCGATCGCACTACTCCGCAGGTTTACATCGCTCGACAACCATGTATTTTGGAGCGACGCTGTACCGCTAACAGCCCCGGCGGTACCCGCGGAATTATTGGTCGGCCATAGACAAGTAGTCGACGCATATCTGCTGGGTCTAGCCAGTCACTTTGGCGGCAAATTCGTGACATTCGATCGCGCGGTCTCCGCCCTCGTGCCAACCGACAGCCCGCATCAGCAGATACTGGAAGTACTGCTGCCAGGTTAA
- a CDS encoding M28 family peptidase: protein MLRDDQIRACAQYVLQRARFVIETYGPRPPGSEAERKTQELVKADLEACCDGPIAFEEFHVAQKAFFSMQAVGGVLTLAGVGLYWIHPAITLLTGIATVTVMYNQLLRYRLFLDPFFSKKPSYNVAGRQSPSRGVERRIILNGHPDAAYEWRFNYLAPRWFPLIVLYTLAGMVVLLAGSAIATIASIAAPVASATLVNVIGIIILLLAPAGFVGILFNNLSVVAGGANDNLSGTFIAVGILRAMREHGIRLERTELMAVITGSEEAGLRGAKVWAERHKSECNDVETIVIALDTFRDLPYLTIYNRDMNGTVAHDQMVCDLLKRAALATGRELPFGSIHLGSSDGAAFTQAGFRVGMLGGMDPHPAHYYHNRRDSWEIMNEECIRATIEVLIEAIRMYDSKGLGRQSP from the coding sequence ATGTTACGCGACGATCAAATCCGGGCATGTGCCCAGTACGTGTTGCAGCGGGCGAGGTTTGTCATCGAAACCTATGGACCGCGTCCGCCGGGAAGCGAAGCGGAACGCAAGACACAAGAGCTGGTGAAGGCGGACCTCGAGGCGTGCTGCGATGGCCCGATAGCGTTTGAAGAGTTTCACGTCGCACAAAAAGCATTCTTCAGCATGCAGGCGGTCGGCGGTGTGCTGACCTTGGCCGGCGTGGGGCTTTACTGGATTCACCCCGCGATTACGCTGCTGACGGGCATCGCCACCGTGACGGTCATGTACAATCAACTGCTCCGCTACCGGCTGTTTCTCGATCCGTTCTTTTCGAAGAAGCCGAGCTACAACGTGGCGGGGCGCCAGTCACCGTCGCGCGGCGTAGAGCGGCGCATCATTCTCAACGGACATCCTGACGCCGCATACGAATGGCGGTTCAACTATCTGGCGCCAAGGTGGTTCCCACTGATCGTGCTGTACACGTTGGCGGGCATGGTCGTGCTGTTGGCGGGCTCGGCGATTGCCACGATCGCGAGCATCGCCGCGCCGGTTGCGTCCGCGACGTTGGTGAATGTCATCGGCATAATCATTTTACTGCTTGCTCCCGCGGGTTTCGTCGGTATTCTATTCAACAATCTGAGCGTCGTCGCGGGTGGCGCGAACGACAACCTGAGCGGGACGTTCATAGCTGTCGGCATACTTCGGGCGATGCGCGAGCATGGCATCCGGCTCGAGCGGACAGAGTTGATGGCTGTGATTACCGGCTCGGAAGAAGCGGGCCTGCGCGGCGCGAAGGTCTGGGCAGAACGCCACAAGTCCGAATGCAACGATGTTGAGACCATCGTGATCGCGCTCGATACGTTTCGCGATTTGCCGTATCTCACGATCTACAACCGCGACATGAACGGCACCGTCGCGCACGATCAAATGGTCTGCGATCTGCTCAAACGCGCGGCGCTTGCAACGGGACGCGAATTGCCGTTCGGATCCATTCATCTTGGGTCTTCCGATGGCGCGGCGTTCACGCAGGCGGGCTTTCGCGTTGGCATGTTGGGCGGCATGGACCCTCACCCCGCGCATTACTACCACAATCGCCGCGATTCGTGGGAGATCATGAACGAGGAGTGCATCCGCGCGACGATCGAAGTACTGATCGAGGCGATTCGAATGTATGACAGCAAAGGTCTCGGAAGGCAATCGCCTTAA